Within the Gopherus evgoodei ecotype Sinaloan lineage chromosome 18, rGopEvg1_v1.p, whole genome shotgun sequence genome, the region TTGTTCATAGGGGCCTGGGTAGAGTCCCAGCCCCCAGGGTTATTCATTCAAGGGAGAAGAACCCAAGGTcaggtctctgggagggagtcctTTAAGGTTACAGAAATATTTAACCATAGCCTCTTTCAGGGCATGCCTGGCTGAGCACTGCAGTTTTTACCAAAAAACTACACCCATAAGCTGATAGCCAGTTTATGGGTGTGGAGTTTTGGCAAAAACAGCCGATTTCATTGCCTGAGCTCCACTGAATTTCGACTGGCTCTTGGCCCTCAGCTCTGGCTAGCAGCACCTGTGAACCTCTACCCCACATCGGCGAATGCAAGATGCAGTCTCTTTTTCAATGCTTTATCCAGTCTACTTTGAAGGCCTAGAGTAGGGGTTCTcgcaacaaattttttggtggcctcagagtccGGCCACCAACTCTCATTGGTGGCGGCACGGAcacttttttcttaaaattcttaattaactttaggaaggACAATTAAATATGCACAGAGGCACATCCAAAACATTGTCATGTATATTTGTAGGGTTTTTTGGCAAATTCAGTAACAAAAATAATGCTGACTtccacttcacacacacacacaccccgcacccTCCTCTACACACACATATCCAGGGCTTAGTGGGTCCTGGGGCTTGCTATGAAaaatgatatttgtatgtttgttaatatcacagcACACTTAGTAGCTACCTGGGAGGCTATGAAAAGTTCTATTAACAAaaatacaagtatcacttttcacagatagCAAGTAAGTTTGCTGTGATACCTGCATGtttgttaatattatttttctCAGCAAACCCCAGGACCCATTAAGCCCTGGATGTGGGGGCCGAAGGGAGAGAGGTAGCAGGGGCCAGAGGGGATGGTGGGATGGATGTGGGAccgggggaggcagtgggggcccgGGACAATGTTGGGGGATGGATGAGAGGCCAAGAaggcagcagggtcctgggggcgATGATGCTTTGGATATAGGGCTGTGGGAGGTAGCGGGGTCCTGGATGGACACAGGGGTGACGGGGGTGGGTGGCCAGAGCCAAGTGGCTGCTGCCATGcggccagggctggagcccaggagtGCATGGCTGGAGTCAGGAGTCAGCGCCCGCCACAGCATGGCTGGAGTCAGTGCTCACTGCTACGTGGCCAGGGGTTggcatccagggccagctcccacCACCGCATGGCCAGAGCCTGCGAACAGAGCTGTGGGTCGGCGCCTGCTGCCGGGCATCTGGGGATCAGCACCAGGGTCTGGGGCTGCATGACCGGAGCAGTGGGCTGGTGCCTGCCACTGCATGGCCAGGACTGGGGACCAGAGGCCTACTAAGCTCCTTGGCTGGAGCCAGAGGTCAGCACCTTCTGCTCTGTGGCCAGAGCCCCGTGCTTGGAGCCCACTGCCCTGTGACCGGGGTTGGGGTCAGCTCTTGTAGCCAGTACCTGCCGCTgtgtggctggagcccaggactggagccaggagccagCACCTGCTGCCACGCAGCCGGAAACAAGGGCTGGAGTCTGAAGCCCCGCAGCTGAAGGCCAGGGCCACGTGGCCAGAGCAAGGTGGGTCAGTACCTGCTGCCCTGTGGTTGGAGCCCAGGGCTGTGCAGCCAGGATCCTGAAGTCCCATCACTGGAGACTGTagcccaaactctgtcccagcaATGTGGGTCAAGAACTCGCCTTGCTCCTGCAGCGTTGTgccccacctctctccagaggcgATGCAGGGTGCCACGTCCAGGAGCaacaaggagggaggaggagaggccgaTACTTTGTTGTCCCCTCcccatcactgcccaggaggTACATGCTGGGTCCTGAGCACTCTTGAAAACCTTGCCTCAGTTTGGGTACCAAACACTTGGCAAACTTGCCCTATCTCTAGACTTGACAGAATtcgatatttatttttttataatttcgatggataatattaatttatttttaagcatttttttccatttaaattttcacagtggtGGCAAATTATGGGTGGGGGTGGTGGTGCCAGatattaattatttaatgacagcagacaCCAAGATTAAAAAAGTCAAACCTTTATAACCATTAGACACAATCTGACAACCTCAcctatcaaaatatacaaagtaaatatcctgaaTTCAAAccctaataagttctcaagcagcatttttcttactttttgcCTATTTGTACATTTTAGATGATTTAGTGATGGAAATATtatttcattggtttgtgtgtttatggtgaaattgacatttactgataaaaatgtaaATCCTTCTAAGTCTtcataggtgctgaaactaggggtgctgctgcaccctctggcttgaagtggtttccgttatatacagggtttacagtttggttcaaaggctctcagcacccccactataaaaattgttccagagcCCCTGGCCTACCTAGCTCTCACCATCAGCTCAGGTTTGTCACGTGTCTGCAGTCCTgtttcagaggagtagctgtgttagtctgtatcagcaaaaacaaggagaagtccttgtggcaccttagagactaacaaagtgGGTTacaacccatgaaagcttatgcccaaatcaatttgtttgtctctaaggtgccacaaggactcctcggtgTTGTTTCTGTAGTTCTGGTATTTCCTTGCAGATTTTCCTCTGCGCCTCCTGAATTTCTTCCCAATGCCAAGTCACCTTCTGGCAAAATGCCCCAGCCTGATGGACTGAAAGGACAGGGGGGTTGCAGAGCTGGGCAGAAAGTGGGTGGCGCTTGCTGACAGCTCTCCAGCAGTTCCATCAGCGGAAAGGCACTTTGAGAATCAGCTCCGACCACAGAGGGTGGAAGCTGCTTTTGCTAATGCAGAGCCAATCAGAGCCAGGTGGTCAGGGCATTGCAGGCTTTAGCCAATCGTGTGGGAAGCCTGTTGCTGTGAGGATGAATGCAGAGCCCTCCaagctggagcctgttgcttttttttcttgctgcATTGTCATGGGAGGGCGACTTCTCTGAAAGCTCCTTTTCAAGCAGAGTGTCCTACCAAAGGTACAtgctcatcctcagccccagcttgCTCCCACAGAGGTATGGTAGTGGGGAGACAGACTGTCCAGGGTGGAGAAGGCCAGCTCCATtgcagagagaggagaggctgaagagaaagagagaacaggtGCACTGAATTGCTCTGGACGCATCTCATGGAGACAGCGTGCACACCAGTGCAGGGATACTGGTGAAAACGTACAGCACATGGCCTCACAGGCTGCCCATGAATCCACCCTGTCCTACACACTCTCAGGGAGAATGCAGCCAGGTCTGGGAATGCTCACTCGCACTTTGAGCTGACCGTTAGATTCCTGAGCTAGAGGAATACATAACACAGGAAAATCACAGAGCCACTGGCAGAGGATGAGCGTGAGAGAACTGAATTGCAACACATACGCTGACGAGGAAGACACACGCAAATCCTCCACTCACTGGCACTCAGAGACACGTCCACCACATATACACTGTGAGTCAGTCTAtacctctcacacacacagtcttcAGGAGTGGAGACTGGCATTTCCTCTTGCTcacatctgttttttcccctcacttgCTGCAGTTACAAAGAAGAGAAGTCCTGCAGATACCCGTGAGTGTAACCATGGCCCAGGTGCAGTACGACTGTTCCACGGGGAATCATCCAAACATCACCAATTCAACAGCCTCCCCCGTGGGACATGAGCAAATTCAACTCCTGTTGCAGGTCTGCAAGGAAGCTAAGAAATCTGCTTACTGTCCATACAGTCGCTTCCCGGTGGGAGCGGCGCTACTGACATGTGATGGGAAGATCTTCTCTGGTAAGTAAGGACAGCGCTCCCGCAAACGGTAACACTTCAGCTCCTGAAGAGCTGGGCCcagggtgggtgcaaggatgttttgtgcccgaGGCACCTccaagccctgtggcagctcccccccccgccctaaGGTGCCccgccctgcagcagctccccacccccttctgccctgtgcccccccatccacggcagctcccccaggcccggggagccgtgcggcagctctccaccccaaaggaccCAAAATGCCACTCCCCACATGCTACCACCCTAGGCAACCCTTGTCTGATGGAATGTAATCTTTCAGGAAGGAACCaccttttcattctgtgtttgtatagcacttaaTGGGATGGGTGTGATGGATTGGATCTCAGAaatccccttgggaactgccaactgatgtgccaagactacatctgcccctgctttccctgccagcttgggacttcagcaccctgtcttgttgagccagacatgctggtctgctccagcacagacccgaGGTCTGAAttatgtgccccaaagctgcagacttaactgaaagcagcttacagaactgttcctgtctttaacactcagatgcccaattcccaatggggtctaaaccccaaataaatctgttttaccctttataaggcttatacagggtaaactcataaattgttcaccctctataacactgatagagagatatgcacagctgtttgcccacccaggtattaatacatactctgggttaattaataagtaaaaagtgattttattaaatacagaaagtaggatttaagtggttccaagtagcaacacacagaacaaagtgaattaccaagtaaaataaaatagaacatgcaagtctatgtctaagaaactgaaaacaaatagaACCTCACCAGTtgcagtaagcttccttttacagactagtctcctgctagtctgggtccagcgaTCACTCataccccctgtagttactgtcctttgttccagtttctttcaggtatccttggccGTGGAGAGGCTACccctttagccagctgaagacaaaatagagGGGTCTCCGAGGGGTTTAAGTAGACTTTCCCTTGtgagtggagaccccctccttACTCCTATGCagagtccagctccaagatggagttttggagtcacatgtccatgcatgactcagtttttaccagCCATTCCTGGGAAATCTCTGATGTGGATTGatgtctccaagttcattgttggcttaagtggttcttgactgggcacttaatctgctggccaaatgctttactaaggctatcACGCAAGTAGACAGCCAATAGTTCTAATTTCAAgcacaaaaatgacacatgcctACAAATAGGAGCGATGTATTCAgtggatcataacctttacatagatgttacatggcacacgtagcataaaacatattctagttatgtcatatatacattcatgagcatattccataaagccttatgaggGGCACCgtcacagtggggtcctggcctGTAACTGAGGCTCCTAAGTGCTATTGCAATGCAAATAATCACAAGGATTCTTGAAAGGTTGAGGTTGGCAAACTTGCATATCTCGGGGAGGCAGAGCAGATTGCATTGATTATGGcattctgctctgcctgcctgTGCCATATTGCTCTCCCTTGCTGAGCAACAAGAGGCGGCTGTCTGATCTCCTGGATGGCATTCAGATCTTTGCTGCAAAACAACTCAGAGCTGGGAGAGCCCACAGCTCCTCTGTGACGCTGACTAAACCTGGGCTCGGTTtcctctgtggcctggtctacactacacatttaaaccgattttagcagcgttaaactgatttaacgccgcacccatccacgctacgaggccctttatattgatataaagggctctttaaatcggtttctgtactcctccccgacgagaggagtagcgctaaaatcggtattaccatatcggattagggttagtgtggccgcaaatcgacggtattggcctctgggcggtatcccacagtgcaccactgtgaccgctctggacagcaatctgaactcggatgcactggccaggtagataggaaaagtcccgcgaacttttgaatttcatttcctgtttggccagcgtggagctctgatcagcacaggtgaccacgcagagctcatcagcacaggtagcaatgcagtctcctgagaatagaaaaagagctccagcatggaccgcatgggaggtactggatctgatcgctatatggggagaggattcagtgctaacaaaactccgttccaaaagacgaaatgagaaaatatttgaaaaaatttccaaggctatgatggaaaaaggccacaccagggattcagtgcagtgcagagtgaaagtgaaggagctcagacaagcctaccagaaaactaaagaagcaaacggaaggtccgggtcagggccaaaaacatgccgcttctacgctgagctgcatgcaattttagggagctgcgccaccactaccccacccctgtccgtggattccgaggtgggggttgtaatctcaaccatggctgaggattctgcggagggggaagatgaggaggaagaagaggaggatgaccttgcagagcgcacacagcactccattagccccaacagccaggagctttctgTGActcagacggaattaccctcccagccctcccaagccactagcccagacagtgaagccatggaagcaacctctggtgagtgtatctttgtaaatataaaacatggtttaaaagcaagctttttttaatgattgatttgccatgagggcttgggatgcattcgcaggcagtaaagttactggaaaagtttgttaatatgtcaggggatggagcggaaatcctccagggacatctccatgaagcgcttctggaggtactccaaaagcctttgcagaaggtttctgggcaaggcagccttgttccgtccaccatggtaggacactttaccacaccatgcatgtagcaagtaatcgggtatcattgcatgacaaagcatatggtcctggtgattgctggcattcaagaaacatctgttctttatctcgctgtgttatcctcaggagagtgatatcgttcatggtaacctggttgaaattcaggaatttaagtaaggggacagagatggccattcctactgggctgtttgcctgttgcttaaaagaaatccttccttgcacgtagccaagcgagGGGAGGgaaatagcgctgagctttttcgcgtttggctatcagggatcttccctgataccagccacgcggtggggagggggggtgattagcagtgatcttccatgataccagccatgtggtggggggaaggataaagcgatcatcccacagaattggagggggggtggcttctgctgctgtatgttaacaggaaagaagcattactgaacgggatttgcttggtttttcggaaaggagggcactgtgtatatgaaggctgcagaagccgaaagacaatggcttaccatggccgcatgcaagctgaattctgatgcctgggcctgtgtctgtgagatctctaacaccagagccgcaggcactcaatattaagatgcaaaatgcgaccttgtagtaaaatcacatgtgctatgtaaggtgaatagtgttgttcactgtgaaagagtataaccattgttctgtaaaatgtatctttttaaatacttctctcccttttgtccctccctcatgcagctgcacatttttcaagtctccctactccatcccgaaggctatctcagataaggcggaggaaaaagaagacgcgagacgaaatgttctcggaaatcatggaagtgacccgcaatgaaagagctcatctgaatgagtggaagggcGTGATATCACGTGGTATcaagttacaggaaagatgccagtgaacgtggtGGTAGCGGTACTCCAGTGCCGGAAGGACTGACTTCTGAAGGTCAAAATCTGCTGCAAGCTTAAAGAGcatgactccactgacttcagtggagttgtgccaCCTAACACCAATGCTGAATTTGGCCTATAGCCTTAAAAGGTCCCATGTCGTTAATTATTCcttatttttaatattgatttATGTTATGCTAGTGCATGTTAAGAACTAATGTAAAAAGCTGCACAaaagaagccatttgcagtgtGCTACAAAAAGTCTTATTGGTCCTACAAAATTCAGCGATTCTACTATATATTTTTGAGGGCCATCTACTGGCCCTGTATCCCTTAACTCTGTCTTTGCATGTATACGGATATACAGCGCTCTTGCAGTTGGGCATAATTAGGCGGTTCAGCCCATAGGATTCTGGCTGTTTTGCAGTGTGAAtaattctgcctccctaaatccCATCTGCAATTTCAGCTGGACACCATGCTCTCCACTTCCTCTCACATTGCTGTGTGTGCTCCACCCCAGTGTTGGCTGCAGTGATTCCTGTCTATGACCTTGCAGAGCACTCCTGGATGAAGGGCACCGCATCAGTTGGTGCGATTGTATTTATTGTCAGACAAATAACAAGGTGCTCTTTATTTCCTTTAGGCTGCAATGTAGAAAATGCCTGCTACCCCCTGGGGATATGTGCTGAACGCACCGCCATTCAGAAAGCCGTGTCAGAAGGGTACGTGAATTTCAGAGCCATGGCCATTGCTAGGTAAGTGAGAGCTATGAATCATATCCCTTTTGAATCATTTCAAAATGTGCTTGGACTGGAAAACTATGCAACACTTTTGTTCCTCTAATTCTCTGCTTCCTGCAGTTCAAACACACAGGACCGTACAGTTCTgggtggtggcaagaggcaatggCCATCCTTTCAAAATGAGCTCTCTCTTTTACCTAATTTTTGCAGCATCAACTTTGAAGACTGGGAGAAAAATGTGATTAGCGAGTTTTGTTTTGCGAGATTATCATTAAACTACACTGCAACCACTCTTAAGACTGAGGTTCGGGTCCTGTCAGCTATTACTCATGCAAATAACCTCACAGAAGTGAGTAGGACCATTTAGGGATCCTGATCCCGCAAACTGATCTGTGCAGGACCTCACAAACTCAGCAGGGCACAGGGGTCCAGTTTTGCACAATCCAGGCCCAAAGTGAGCACCTAAAGGAGATGCAGAAATCAGCTGTGGGCTTTTAACTAAAGATTGAATGCAGCCATC harbors:
- the CDA gene encoding cytidine deaminase isoform X2, whose amino-acid sequence is MAQVCKEAKKSAYCPYSRFPVGAALLTCDGKIFSGCNVENACYPLGICAERTAIQKAVSEGYVNFRAMAIASNTEEDFIVPCGACRQVMREFNRDWDIYMTKPDGTYIVKTLQELLPLSFGPEDLKKF
- the CDA gene encoding cytidine deaminase isoform X1 produces the protein MAQVQYDCSTGNHPNITNSTASPVGHEQIQLLLQVCKEAKKSAYCPYSRFPVGAALLTCDGKIFSGCNVENACYPLGICAERTAIQKAVSEGYVNFRAMAIASNTEEDFIVPCGACRQVMREFNRDWDIYMTKPDGTYIVKTLQELLPLSFGPEDLKKF